The sequence below is a genomic window from Candidatus Methylacidithermus pantelleriae.
GTCTTTTGGCTCTGAGGGAAGGGCCCCTTTTGGAGGCCGCCTTTCGGGGTCTTTCCCAGTGGCCGGAACTTCTGATGGTAAACGCAACCGGGAGAGACCATCCGCGAAAGGCCGGTCTTGCTGTCCACTTAGGGGTCGTTCTTGGAGTTCCGACCCTCGGGGTAACTCGAAGCCCGTTATGTGCGGAGGGCTCCCTGCCGTCCAACGAGCGCGGGTCGCGAAGCCCTCTATTTTACGAGGGCCAGTGTGTGGCCTATTGGGTCCGGACCAAGACTGGAGTTGCACCGTTGGTCGTGCATCCGGGTTGGCGTGTAGAGGCAGAAGAGGCAGTCCGCATTGTCCTTTCGTGGACGCGGAGGTACCGCACTCCGGAACCCTTGCGACAGGCTCGAAAGAAGGCAAGACAGGCCCGAAGCTCTCACCTCTTGCGGGTGGAAAGAGAGCTTGGGTAGAGCCCGCGAGGAAAAGCTGGGGGGTGCTGCCAAAGAGGCGTTGTGCGTTTCCATGAGCTTGCCGTTGCACGCGTTCGAATCGGAATCGTCACTCCTGGGTGTGCTTGGCTAGGCTAAAGAGCAGTCACCGGGAAGATCCCGCTAGGAAGTCCTTTTCCTAGAAGGGATACATTTTCGGGAGATTTTTCGACCGAGTACGGTTAGCTTGACGCAAAAAGCCGGGATAGCAAAAACGTTGGTAAGCTATGAAAGCCGCTATTCTAACCAAGCCAGTTCCGATTGAAGAGAATCCTCTTCACATAGGCGACTACCCGGACCCGGTTCCTGGCCCGGATGAGGTGCTTTTGGAAGTTCTAGCATGCGGGGTTTGTCGGTCCAATCTCCACGTCGTGGAGGGAGATTGGCTTTCCCGGGGCGTACCGGCGAAGCTCCCGATTGTTCCTGGACATGAAGTTGTGGGTCGGATCGTTGAGCTCGGGCCGGGCGTCAAGCGATATCGAAAAGGGGATCGAGTCGGAGTCCAGCCTCTTTGGAATAGCTGTGGATATTGTGAGTACTGTCTTTCGGCACGGGAAGAGTTATGCAGACAGA
It includes:
- a CDS encoding endonuclease V; its protein translation is EGEVGWVAAVRMEGPELKEWHVLEGKARFAYEPGLLALREGPLLEAAFRGLSQWPELLMVNATGRDHPRKAGLAVHLGVVLGVPTLGVTRSPLCAEGSLPSNERGSRSPLFYEGQCVAYWVRTKTGVAPLVVHPGWRVEAEEAVRIVLSWTRRYRTPEPLRQARKKARQARSSHLLRVERELG